A genome region from Setaria italica strain Yugu1 chromosome III, Setaria_italica_v2.0, whole genome shotgun sequence includes the following:
- the LOC101762014 gene encoding histone-lysine N-methyltransferase, H3 lysine-9 specific SUVH4 has translation MVALGIHSHWLNGIDYMGMKYRDKKGCEDFTFPLATCIVLSGVYEDDVDNANEIIYTGEGGNNWLGNRQQKTAQTLLRGNLALKNSMDNGNPVRVIRGHVEKSSYTGKVYTYDGLYKVVDFLPEKGVRGELVFKYRLKRLEGQPPLTTSQVLFTRGDVPMPISELPGLVCRDMSNGQESFPIPATNLVDNPPVPPSGFVYSKSLQIPEHIKIPIDRIGCNCSGDCSTSEHCLCAKRNGSELPYVSTKRKNANRNDSKHSSVGRLVEPKAVVYECGTNCTCHCNCVNRTSQQGLKLRLEVFKTESKGWGVRTWDTILPGALICEYTGVLRRTTEVEGLLENNYIFDIDCLQTIKGLDGREQRAGSELHIASLHSEHDSVASQAPEYCIDAGSVGNIARFINHSCQPNLFIQCVLSSHSDIKLAKIMLFAADTIPPLHELSYDYGYHLDSVTGADDEIVKLACHCGAPDCRKRLY, from the exons AAAGGGTGTGAGGACTTTACTTTCCCACTAGCAACTTGCATTGTATTGTCGGGAGTatatgaagatgatgttgataaTGCAAATGAAATAATTTACACTGGTGAGGGTGGGAACAACTGGCTTGGCAACCGTCAACAGAAAACTGCACAAACATTGCTTCGTGGAAACTTGGCGCTGAAG AACAGCATGGATAATGGTAATCCTGTACGAGTTATCCGTGGGCATGTTGAAAAGAGCAGCTATACTGGAAAAGTTTACACCTATGATGGGCTGTATAAG GTTGTGGACTTTTTGCCAGAAAAAGGAGTGCGAGGGGAATTGGTTTTCAAATATAGATTGAAACGGCTTGAAGGCCAACCACCTTTGACGACTTCTCAG GTACTATTTACCCGTGGAGATGTTCCCATGCCAATATCTGAATTGCCTGG GCTGGTTTGTAGGGACATGTCTAACGGTCAGGAGagcttcccaattcctgctacAAATTTAGTTGATAATCCTCCTGTTCCTCCATCTG GATTTGTGTACTCCAAGTCACTGCAGATTCCAGAACATATCAAGATACCGATTGATAGAATTGGTTGTAATTGCAGTGGAGATTGTTCTACCTCTGAACATTGCTTGTGTGCTAAGCGTAATGGTTCTGAACTACCCTATGTgtcaacaaaaaggaaaaatgctaATCGGAATGATTCTAAACATAGCAGTGTTGGAAG GTTAGTGGAGCCAAAAGCTGTTGTGTATGAGTGTGGTACTAATTGTACCTGCCACTGCAACTGTGTTAACAGAACCTCCCAGCAAGGATTGAAGCTCCGCCTGGAG GTATTCAAGACAGAATCAAAAGGTTGGGGTGTTAGGACGTGGGACACTATACTTCCTGGGGCCCTAATTTGCGAGTACACTGGGGTACTAAGGAGGACTACAGAAGTTGAAGGATTGCTGGAAAACAACTACATATTTGATATAGATTGTCTTCAAACAATTAAAGGCCTGGATGGAAGAGAG CAAAGGGCCGGCTCAGAACTTCACATAGCATCACTTCATTCTGAGCATGACTCGGTGGCATCTCAAGCCCCTGAATATTGCATTGATGCTGGTTCTGTTGGCAACATTGCAAGGTTCATAAATCACAGTTGCCAACCTAACCTTTTCATCCAGTGCGTGTTAAGCTCCCATAGCGATATCAAGCTAGCAAAAATTATGCTTTTTGCAGCTGATACCATACCCCCTCTTCAT GAGCTCTCATACGACTACGGGTATCACCTGGACAGTGTCACTGGGGCAGATGACGAAATCGTGAAGTTGGCTTGCCACTGTGGTGCTCCTGATTGCCGTAAACGACTTTACTAG
- the LOC101762433 gene encoding uncharacterized protein LOC101762433, whose protein sequence is MPPTGRKRKARPSQPARRPRSLSRLDFRSPSDGAWYGARVTVQHGALRVMYEEFPEEQDEWYDPATLAAASSARYGVAALRARFRAPAPPLDDAGCRDLRAGAPLCVSCPLDGGLLKFYDAVLESVSPAAHGVVNGEDRCACRFAVRWTEGPRAGSREEVGVERVCCVQSTPVEDPVLSEFFDGVTKLLGGNGDGGATASQEIGAVAAAEDSVPADAPPGFHWKFGARA, encoded by the exons ATGCCGCCGACGGGGCGGAAGCGGAAGGCTCGCCCGTCCCAGCCGGCGCGGCGCCCGCGTTCCCTCTCCCGCTTGGACTTCCGCTCGCCGTCGGACGGCGCGTGGTACGGCGCGCGCGTGACGGTGCAGCACGGCGCGCTCCGCGTCATGTACGAGGAGTTCCCCGAGGAGCAGGACGAGTGGTACGACCCCGCGACGCTCGCGGCGGCATCCTCCGCGCGCTACGGCGTGGCCGCGCTCCGCGCCAGGttccgcgcgccggcgccgcccctcgaCGACGCCGGGTGCCGCGAcctccgcgccggcgcgccgctctGCGTCTCCTGcccgctcgacggcggcctgCTCAAGTTCTACGACGCCGTCCTCGAGTCC GTATCGCCGGCGGCCCACGGCGTCGTGAACGGCGAGGACCGGTGCGCGTGCCGTTTCGCGGTGCGGTGGACGGAGGGGCCGCGCGCCGGGAGCAGGGAGgaggtcggcgtcgagcgggtctgcTGCGTGCAGTCCACGCCGGTGGAGGACCCGGTGCTCAGCGAGTTCTTCGACGGCGTGACCAAGCTGCTCGGCGGCAATGGCGACGGGGGCGCGACGGCGTCTCAGGAGATCGGCGCCGTCGCGGCAGCGGAAGACAGCGTCCCTGCGGATGCCCCGCCGGGGTTTCACTGGAAATTTGGGGCAAGGGCTTAG
- the LOC101769453 gene encoding protein LATERAL ROOT PRIMORDIUM 1: MFVVAPAGSLHHQRAADDPVFPLIAAAQRTLVDADAGSGKPPASSAAAAIQFWHPEPSQAAAGADGSHGKKSLAMLDQGRGGAGSGSGSGAATCHDCGNQAKKGCAHNRCRTCCNSRGFECETHVRSTWVPAARRRERLQLAGGGAGASPPPTSPAAAKKPRLACQTTTATTNSRTSTSNATTPRSFDTSSSHQDASFKDNLPRQVRGPAVFRCVRVTSVDDGGGGCGGTGEVAYQAAVTINGHLFRGLLYDHGADTDGRAAAAVQLGTSDLHLGSASAAAPNLYSGASAPLILGGLGYGNTP, from the exons ATGTTCGTCGTCGCGCCCGCGGGctcgctccaccaccagcggGCGGCCGACGACCCCGTGTTCCCGCTTATCGCCGCGGCGCAGCGGACCctcgtcgacgccgacgccggttCAGGCAAGCCGCCCGCGtcgtccgctgccgccgccatccagTTCTGGCACCCGGAGCCGTCGcaggccgcggcgggggcggacggATCCCACGGCAAGAAGTCCCTCGCCATGCTGGACCAGggccgcggcggggccggctccggctccgggtcCGGCGCGGCGACGTGCCACGACTGCGGCAACCAGGCGAAGAAGGGGTGCGCGCACAACCGCTGCCGCACGTGCTGCAACAGCCGCGGCTTCGAGTGCGAGACCCACGTCAGGAGCACCTGGGtccccgccgcccgacgccgggAGCGCCTGCAGCTcgccggtggcggggccggcgcgtCCCCTCCTCCCACCTCGCCCGCAGCGGCCAAGAAACCCCGCCTCGCGTGCCAGACCACGACGGCGACCACCAACtcccgcacctccacctccaacGCCACCACGCCTCGCAGCTTCGACACCTCCTCGAGCCACCAAG ACGCGTCGTTCAAGGACAACCTGCCGCGGCAGGTGCGGGGGCCGGCGGTGTTCAGGTGCGTGCGTGTGACGTccgtcgacgacggcggcggcggctgtggcggcACCGGCGAGGTCGCGTACCAGGCGGCGGTGACCATCAACGGGCACCTGTTCAGGGGCCTCTTGTACGACCACGGCGCCGACaccgacggccgcgccgccgccgccgtgcaacTCGGCACCTCCGACCTTCACCTCGGCAGCGCCTCGGCCGCGGCCCCCAACCTGTACAGCGGCGCCAGCGCCCCGCTCATCCTCGGCGGGCTGGGCTACGGCAACACGCCATGA
- the LOC101768504 gene encoding hydroxyproline O-arabinosyltransferase 3, producing the protein MSGRKNAGRTSPWLLILISVGCFFATYNFLTMHGRGRDGPRKFLGGAGDRDSAVSYGSGSGSDPAKRFHVALTATDALYSQWQSRIMHYWYKEMRNRPGSDMGGFTRILHSGKPDGLMDEIHTMVVDPLPEGKDKGYIVLNRPWAFVQWLQRAKIEEDYILMAEPDHVFVKPLPNLAHGDEPAAFPFFYIKPTENEKILRKFFPEEKGPVSKIDPIGNSPVIIKKAQLEKIAPTWMNVSLKMKEDQETDKAFGWVLEMYAYAVASALHGVHHSLRKDFMIQPPWDLKTDNTFIIHYTYGCDYTMKGQLTYGKIGEWRFDKRSYIQSPPPRNLSLPPPGVPESVVTLVKMVNEATANIPGWEDER; encoded by the exons ATGAGCGGGAGGAAGAATGCCGGCAGGACCTCCCCCTGGCTGCTCATCCTCATCTCCGTGGGATGCTTCTTCGCGACCTACAACTTCCTGACCATGCACGGCCGGGGCCGGGACGGGCCGCGCAAgttcctcggcggcgccggggatCGGGACTCGGCCGTCTCGTACGGGTCGGGCTCCGGCTCCGACCCGGCGAAGCGGTTCCACGTCGCGCTCACGGCGACGGACGCGCTCTACAGCCAGTGGCAGTCCCGGATAATGCACTACTGGTACAAGGAGATGAGGAACCGGCCTGGGTCCGACATGGGCGGCTTTACAAGGATCCTTCACTCGGGGAAGCCTGATGGATTGATGGATGAGATACACACCATGGTGGTTGACCCCCTTCCCGAAGGCAAGGATAAG GGATATATTGTCTTAAATAGGCCTTGGGCGTTTGTCCAGTGGCTGCAGAGGGCCAAGATCGAAGAAGA CTATATATTAATGGCGGAGCCAGATCATGTATTTGTGAAGCCTTTACCAAACTTAGCCCATGGTGATGAACCAGCCGCGTTTCCATTTTTCTACATCAAACCAACTGAGAATGAGAAGATATTGAGGAAGTTCTTTCCAGAAGAAAAAGGACCTGTCTCAAAAATTGATCCCATTGGCAACTCTCCAGTTATAATCAAGAAG GCTCAACTTGAGAAGATTGCTCCAACCTGGATGAATGTTTCATTAAAAATGAAAGAGGATCAGGAGACAGACAAAGCGTTTGGATGGGTCTTGGAAAT GTATGCATATGCCGTTGCTAGTGCACTGCATGGTGTGCACCATAGTCTCCGTAAAGATTTTATGATTCAG CCTCCTTGGGACCTAAAAACAGACAACACATTCATCATCCATTATACATATGGATGTGATTATACAATGAAG GGTCAGCTAACTTATGGGAAAATTGGTGAATGGCGTTTTGACAAAAGATCTTATATTCAATCACCACCACCAAGGAATCTTTCACTGCCCCCTCCTGGAGTTCCTGAAAGTGTG GTCACCCTTGTGAAGATGGTGAACGAGGCCACTGCAAACATTCCAGGGTGGGAGGATGAGAGATAA